ACCGGATCGGATATCGAGGGTGGAGGGTTCTTGCTAAAACCAGGATTTACAAGGAAGTGCACAGATGGGCCTAGGAGAAGGTTAAGGAGCCTGACTAAAGTTGGGTCAAGCAAACCTCCCTCCCTTGGTTGAGACATGCAGCCACCAGCAGTGCCCTTCTGGAACTGGGGCCAACCACACCACATCAGGGTGGCTGTGGAAGAGGAAATACAACCTGGGTGGGCCAGGTCAAGGAACAGGAACAATGGTTGCTGAGGGCAACAAGGGAGGAGTTGAAGGCCTGCACAGATGGCATCTGATGTCCTGGGTCCCCACATCAGCCAGTCCCAGGAACCACTGCAGAATCCCTTCATGTGGGCTGGGTGTTCTCACTGAAGGcactcaccccccacccacccaccccacacagGCCCAAGAGACAGAGGCCTCTCCTCCCTTGTCCTAGGTACAGAAAGACAAGACCAGCACCTCTCATTGCAAGGCCCCTCTCCTAACTGTGGGCGTCAGTTCCAAATTAGCAATGTCCCAGGCGTCCAGAGCCGCATCATGCACGCTGGCAGGCTGCCTCCCatcagggctctatcccaagcTGACCCTCCTGCCAGCTTCTGCAGCAATGCCAAGAAAGAACTCACATCTCCAAAAGACTCAGACGCCTGCCGAGGCTTGGCTTTGAACAAACATAGCTGGCAGCACACAGAACTTCCCCCACCTAGAGGTCAGGGCTGGGCTGGCTCAGCTGTCCCGTGTGCACACACCTGAGCAGCCTTCAGGAACCGCAGGGGAAGATGCCAACCATTTGCATAACATTACAACCACAGGCAGGCTCTTCCCAAGAATCAGGGCAGGTCCTCGGATGCCTGGGGTAGTTTCCAGCTTGCTGCTGAAAGGGAAGAAAGTGCTTTTGGTGGAGTCCTTTTAAACTCCAATTCATAGCGCCGACCAGCTGTGATAGCTCCAATTACAGGTTCAAAGATTTCTGGGCCATGGAAAAACTTCCTGTCCTGGCCACTCAACCCCATACCACTCCCACGCAAAGGCCCAGAAACCACCGTGGAATGTGCCACCAAGGGGATGGGTTGCCAGAGACTGGACCCTTCCTTTCCCCACAAGGTCAGCAGCAAGCCTTGACCACAACCCCGAGCCCCATCTCTGAGAGTCCCTGCCCTTCGAATTTTGCTCCCCCACACTCCCTCTTGTCTTGAGCTTTCATGTTTCATCAGGAAAATACCAGCTCCCCAGCCAGGACTGGGCTTCAGTGGAAGCTGTGTCCTggtcccccaccccagtccccagAGGCCATTCGGACTGCTGTCCACTCTCCCATTGGTTCCAGGCTCAGGAGCCACAGAAAACCTCCTCAACCAGAAATCAAGGTCGTGGTCTTCCTGAGGTCAGAGGTCCCAGAGGGATGCCCTGAGCttgtgggggaaactgaggccagaaagCTGCCCTAGAGAGTTTCCTGGGGTACGGGGAGCTGCCCTAAGGGAGCTGCTGGCTGAGGGCCCCAGTTACTGCACTGAGTAAAACACCCGCCTAACCATCCTCCTGGGTACTCCCTCTGACTTCGAGATAGCTAAACCCACTGGGGAGCAAAAAGGTGAAGTCATCCGTCCAAGGTTATCCAGTGACGGAGCCAGAGCTTACTCATCTCCTCTGCCAGTGGGTTCTTCCCATCGTGTAACCCCAAGGCAGGCCAGACCCCATatacccagacacacacacacacacacacacacacacacacacacactacacaccacacatgcacactgacacacatacacaccacacacgcacactgacatacacaccacacacgcacactgacacatacacaacacacacgcacacgcacactgacacacacaccacacacacactgacacataCGCACCACACGCACACaatacacaccacacacgcacactgacacacacacaccacaatacacaccacacacgcacatgcacactgacacacatacacaccacacacgcacactgacacacacaccacacacgcacacgcaccacacacgcacactgacacacatacacaacacacgcgcgcgcgcacaatacacaccacacgcacacacgcacatgcacactgacacacacacattgaCACACAGACACGTGCAAGAAGGGGAAAGGGTTTGAAAGAATTTACTATCTCGTGTTTCGAGAAAAGCGCCGGAAGTAACGTTGGGGGGAAAGCCAGGAGTCAGTGGGTTCCACAGCCTTCGTTCTGCGTGGCTCACCCAGCGATGATGCCCACAACACCCCCTTGCGCTCAGGGCCTTTCCAAAAGGACCCGAGTCTCCCAGCTTGAGGTTTGGGGGCCCCGCCCGACTCCGCGCACCGGCCCAGCCTGGCCCGCGCCAGCCCCTCCAACGGCCTCGGGATGAGAGGCGGGGCCGAGCgcgcgccccccccacccccgcccccccggatCACCAGACCCCGACCCCAAGCCCAACCCCGACCCCAAGCCCAACCCCGACCCAGTCCGCGCCCgagcaggccccgcccccgcgagCCCCACCCCCCGGCTGCCGCGCGCGGAGGGTCACGGGACCGCGGGGCggggacgggggcggggcggagccgAGGCGGAAGCGCCGGCGGAGGGCACCGCTGCCCGCTGTCCCGACCCGCCCCTCCTCGGCCCGGCACTACCCTCGTCCAGCCGTGCCGGACCCGGGGGTCAGTGTCATGTGACTTCTGTCCCTGACCACGAGCCTGAGCCGTAACCTCTAGGTGAAGAGAGTCAGATCGCCCGAATCAGGTGTCCTGGTCCCCGAGGGTCTCCAGGGAGTTATACCGCAGGCTACGGTCTCCTAGGTTCTGTTGAGGTCAGGGGTCTCCGGAAGTCCCCTGAAGTCCACTGGGACTTCAGGAAGGGGTTGTCTGGGTCGAGGAGTATTGGGGTCTGGGGTCTCAAGAAGGGGGTAGTGCCTGGGTCTGGTGTCTCAGGGGAGACGTAGTGCCTGGGGTCTCCGGAGGATAGTACCTGGATCTGGGGTCTCAGGGGAAAGGTAGAGGCTGGATTTGGGGTCTCAGAGGAGGGTAGTGTCTGATCTGGGGTCTCGGGAGGATAGTGCCTGGATTTGGGGTCTCAGGGGAGGGTATTACCTGGATTTGGGGTCTCAGGGGAGGATAGTATCTGGATCTGCGGTCTCAGCAGAAGATAGTGTTTGGATCTGGAGTCTCTGAGGTAGACCTTGCTGGAGCCAGTTTGCTTTCCCTCCCAAGGGTCTCTTGTGCCGGCCCCATCTGTGCTGTGTGCCATGGTGGCACTGTGGGCCCTTGCTCTGGCCTTGGCCATAGGCCTGGCCATTGCTGGCCCACCTAACATCGTGCTGATCTTTGCTGATGACCTGGGCTATGGGGACCTGGGCTCCTATGGGCACCCCAGCTCCACCACCCCTAACCTGGACCAGCTGGCCGCAGGGGGGCTGCGCTTCACCGACTTCTATGTGCCCATGTCTCTGTGCACACCCTCCCGGTAAGTGAGGAGGCAGGGGAGTCAATACAGCATCTCCCAGATTCACTCTGGGCTCCAGTGGGGGAGGCAAATGCTCTGTCTCTTTGGAGAAGGTCacgtttctttcttcctccctctcttccctcctccatgTGTCCacttcagcctcagtttctctctgtctcacgGACTCTGTGACTTGTCCTATAGGGCTGCGCTCCTGACCGGCCGACTCCCAGTTCGGATGGGCCTGTACCCTGGAGTTCTGGAGCCCAGCTCCCGAGGGGGCCTGCCCCCGGAGGAGGTGACCCTGGCTGAGGTCCTGGCTGCCCGAGGCTACCTCACAGGGATAGCTGGCAAGTGGCAccttggggtggggcctgaggggGCCTTTCTGCCCCCCCACCAGGGCTTCCATCGATTCCTGGGCATCCCATACTCCCATGACCAGGTAGGAACCTCCAGGGCCCTcaaccaccctcctccccacctcccaccagtcccCTTCCCCTTCACCCCTTgagccccaccccacagcccagaCTCCTGAATGGAACTGCTCCACCAGGGCCCTTGCCAGAACCTGACCTGCTTTCCGCCGTCCACCCCCTGTGATGGCAGCTGTGACCAGGGCCTGGTCCCTATCCCACTGTTGGCCAACCTGTCCGTGGAGGCACAGCCCCCCTGGCTGCCAGGACTTGAGGCCCGCTATGTGGCTTTCGCCCGTGACCTCATGGCTGATGCCCAGCGCCAGGGCCGGCCATTTTTCCTGTACTACGCCTCTCACGTGAGTGCCCTTGGCCCTGTCCCCTGAGCTGCCCTTGACTCCTACCCAGCGCTAACTCCTGTCTCTGCCCACAGCACACCCACTACCCCCAGTTCAGTGGGCAGAGCTTCTCTGGGCGCTCAGGCCGAGGGCCATTTGGGGACTCCCTGATGGAGCTGGATGCAGCTGTGGGGGCCCTGATGACAGCTGTGGGGGACCTGGGGCTGCTCGGAGAGACGCTGGTCATCTTCACTGCAGACAATGGGTTTGCTGTGGCAGGGGGCGGGGAAATGCTGGTTGATGCCTCACCAATGGGTCACTGGAGTCTTCCCATCCTGGCTACTGGCCGAGGACATATGGGCTAAGGGTGTCTGAAGAGATGCTGGCTATGTTCTGGTGGCCCACAGGGCATGAGGGAGGCTGGGGGTCACAAGGGCATGGAGGGACCCAGAGGGGACAGGCATGTGCTGGCCGTTTTTGTGTGCAGCATGTAACCCTGGGGTGGGGTCACCAGAGGTCACCCTGAGCCTCACTGACGACTTCCTTGTATGTCCCAGGCCTGAGACCATGAGGATGTCCCATGGCGGCTGCTCTGGCCTTCTTCGTTGTGGAAAGGGAACCACTTTTGAGGGAGGTGTCCGAGAGCCTGCCTTGGCCTTCTGGCCAGGCCACATCGCTCCTGGTCAGTCTTCAGGCCCTCCCCTCATGAACCCCtggccccacctccccagccctgaTGGCCAATGGAGTGATCACACAGCCTTCTGCCTCCAGGGGTGACCCATGAGCTGGCCAGCTCCCTGGACCTGCTGCCCACCCTGGCAGCCCTGACAGGGGCTCCGCTGCCCAACGTCACGTTGGATGGTGTTGACCTCAGCCCCCTGCTGCTGGGCACAGGCAAGGTAGggttcacaaccctgagaccctGGCTCTCCTGCTCCAGCCCGCAGAGCCTCTGTGGAGTGGCATCCAAATGGTGTTGccagtggggctcctgggtgggcaAGGAGCAGCTCCATATCCAGGGCCTGACACAAGGCTGATGGCTCCGGATACATGCAGATAAGTGCTGGGGGACCCCCGCCCACCCTGTGATCCCTGACTTTGCCCCCAGAGCCCCCGGCAGTCTCTCTTCTTCTATTCGGCCTATCCAGACGAGGTCCATGGGGTCTTTGCTGTGCGGAGTGGAAAGTACAAAGCTCACTTCTTCACCCAGGGTAACTTCCTCACCCCGGCCCTGCCGACCTTCCTGTAGCCCCAGAGCCTggaccctcctccccttcttgcCCTTTGCACAGACGTGTCCCCCCCCTCCAGGCTCTGTCCACAGCGATACCACGCCAGACCCTGCCTGCCACGCCTCCAGCCCTCTGACTGCCCATGAGCCCCCGCTGCTCTTTGACCTGTCTGAGGACCCTGGTGAGAACTACAACCTTCTGGGAGGTTTGGCTGAGGTCGCCCCAGAGGCAATGCAGGCGCTGAAGCAACTTCAGCTGCTCAAGGCCCAGTTTGATGCTTCCATGACCTTCAGCCCCAGCCAGATGGCCCGGGGTGAGGACCCTGCCCTGCAGATCTGCTGTCAGCCTGGCTGCACCCCCCGGCCGTCCTGCTGCCActgcccagagccccaggcctgAGAGCACAGGTGCAGGCCAGCCCAGGGCGCCTCAGCCCACCCAGGCCTGGCATGGTTCACTGCTGTGGTGCGTGTGTGCGGAGGTGCTTTGTACCTGATGATGCTAATAACACCAGCTGGTACTCATAGGTGTCATAATTCATCTAATCCTTACGACAACCCTGAGGTAGGTGCTGGTCTGCCTgtgttacaaatgaggaaactgaggcatggagcgATCCAGCAATTTGTCTGAGGTCACCCAGCTGTAAGAGGTTGGGCAGGGATCTGAACCCACCACCGTTGTGATTGTGTGTCAGTGAAAGCTTGGTTCCTGAGTGTGAGCGTGTCCCTTCACGGAAGCTATAGTAAGTGCTTTTGTGTGCCAGGaacagggtggggtgggtgtgAGGGCATGGTGGACAGAAGACCCTGAAGTTGCAGAGCACCCAGGAGCACCTCCTTGGAAGACGCATTCCTGGAGACACCAGAACTAGGGCGCCGGGGCTCTTAGCAGAAACCTGTCTGAAAGCGGGTGATGATCTACACATTCCAGGTGGGAATAAGGGGAGATAAGCTCCTGAGATAGCTCCCCaagctctgcctctgccccttccaaaGCTCTGCGTTTTCTGCCTCCCCACACATTTCCTGGCCTCTCCCCCCAACAGACAAAGGCATACCTCAGGGTTGGTTCCATCCCTGCTCAAAACTCTGCAGGCTGCCCATGGTGCTCAGAATTAAGTTCAAACTCCTTAGAGGCCCTGTACCCTCTGAGGCCTGCCCTCCTTGGCACCCAAcagccctcagccctcagccctgGCATGCTGGCCTGGCTGTCCTCTGTGGGGCCAGCGTGCTCTGTCAGTGGCTCTGCAGAGAGGACTCCTGACTGCCCACCTGTACCCACATTCGCAGTGTGTAGGCCTTGTAGTCAGTCAccttgtgtgtgtgctcatggCAGGTCCACACATGCCCCATGTGGTCCCTCAGGCCTGCCTCGGGTGCTCGAGGGCAGCATCCACTTCCCTACTAATAGACCCCCGCTTTTCCAGTGTTGGGCAGAGGCTTGTTGACTAGCAGGTACAGCCTCTCCCTGACCCAGTCTGAGCCAGTCACAATCCAATCCAATGATTGGGCCAGGAATGGCATGTGACTAAGAGTCCTGGTCGGTGAAAGGTCAGTGGCAGTCCACCGGGATGCCTGGGTCCCCTGCAGCATTCTTCCTCTGGGAGCAGTGAGGATGGTGCCCTTGCTGCCCCTGACCAGACATCCTGCAGCTGCTAAACCAGTGTCTCCAGCCATCTACCTCCAGAGCTCGCAATATAATAAACCTGTTTAAGTCACTGCTAGTGGGTTACCTGTTACTTTCACCCCAAAGAAGTCTGGCTGGAATGGGACATGTGAGTGGGATGTATGGCGACCACATGTACGAGTGCAGGCGGTCTGGGAGAGAGCCTGGGCTGTCAGACGCGGTGTCCTGAGGCCCACACTGGATCCTCCATGTGGCTCTTCCATCACTTCTGGGCTGGTTCAGGGGCTCCACTGACCATGCCCCAGATCCTACTGTGCCTTGGGGCTGCCCCCATAGGGCAGTGGTTTCCTTGGAGACCCTTGCAGCCACTGATGCTGGCATAAGGAGGCCCCAGGTGAGCTGGGCGTGCCCTCCCCCTGTAGGCTGCAGCTTCTCTTCCAGTGGGGTACACAGTCACCTCAAGGTGCCTTGGTTCCAGAGTGAGGACTGAGGAACTGGAGCAGGCACACCGTCTGTGCATGATCTCCAGAGACCAAACACTCAGCAAGGACCACACCAGCGCTCACACCCACGCACAGCCCCAGGCACAGGGGCTGCTCCAGGCCCGCTGCCCACCGGGCTGTTTGCTCGGCACCAGGTGCTGTGCATAGTGCTGGGGCGCAGATCACCAGAGGGGACGCATCCCCGTTCCCATGGCACTTCTTGTCTAGCAAAGGGTATGGGCGTCAACCCTGAGATCGCAGACGGGGGGAATCCCAGCATGTTGGGGGCCCCTTGTGCCTGGGTGAGGTTGGGGGGTGGAAGCATGGTACGTACATAGGAATAAAGCAATAAAGCTACACACTTAAGTCGTCACGtgtgtattatatacttcaagagaaatgagaatttcGCAGATAAATACCACA
The sequence above is drawn from the Zalophus californianus isolate mZalCal1 chromosome 9, mZalCal1.pri.v2, whole genome shotgun sequence genome and encodes:
- the ARSA gene encoding arylsulfatase A, whose product is MVALWALALALAIGLAIAGPPNIVLIFADDLGYGDLGSYGHPSSTTPNLDQLAAGGLRFTDFYVPMSLCTPSRAALLTGRLPVRMGLYPGVLEPSSRGGLPPEEVTLAEVLAARGYLTGIAGKWHLGVGPEGAFLPPHQGFHRFLGIPYSHDQGPCQNLTCFPPSTPCDGSCDQGLVPIPLLANLSVEAQPPWLPGLEARYVAFARDLMADAQRQGRPFFLYYASHHTHYPQFSGQSFSGRSGRGPFGDSLMELDAAVGALMTAVGDLGLLGETLVIFTADNGPETMRMSHGGCSGLLRCGKGTTFEGGVREPALAFWPGHIAPGVTHELASSLDLLPTLAALTGAPLPNVTLDGVDLSPLLLGTGKSPRQSLFFYSAYPDEVHGVFAVRSGKYKAHFFTQGSVHSDTTPDPACHASSPLTAHEPPLLFDLSEDPGENYNLLGGLAEVAPEAMQALKQLQLLKAQFDASMTFSPSQMARGEDPALQICCQPGCTPRPSCCHCPEPQA